The genomic region GAAATCAATCTAGTCTGGATTCCTGCTCATGTTGGAATCCCGGGGAACGAGACCGCAGATCGCTTGGCCAAGAAAGCGATAATTGAGGGTCGCCTACTAGACATTAAACCTCCTTACTCGGATTTATATCTGTCTCTCAGAGAAAACCTTAAAACCTCTACAAACAACTTTTTGATCGAGCGGTCTCGTTCCACGGGATCCGATTATTTCTGGAATTTCCCGCTCACACCACTTAAACCGTAGTTCTCGGGTGGGGGCCTTGGGAGATCGGCGGTGGTCTTGACCAGCCGATTGCGTTCTGGCCATTACAATCTTAACTCTAGTCTCCATCGCCGCGGGATGATCCCGTCTCCGTCGTGCGGATGCGGATATCCGGATAAGGATATCGATCACGTACTATGGTACTGCCCACTATACCGGATGCAACGCGCTTCTCTAATATCTTCCTTATGTGATTCTATCTCCCTGTCTCCTCCTTATAGTGTTGTTTTTATCCTAAAAAATCCCTCTTTTAAAACCCTGAATCCCATCTTATCCTTTCTCAAAGTTTGTGATATTGTATTGTGATTTTTGACTATCCCTCGCAGCCTTATATTGACCTACCCATCATTGGCCGACCACTTCAAGAAAACAGAAGCTCTCTGGCAGAATGATTCAATCTGAATCATTGCCAATCAaataagaagaagaagaagaagaagaaaatcaaatttcaattttcaatcttGAATCTCAGTTTTCAATGCGTAGTCTGATACAGGCTTTTCCATtgattactattaatattgattgcttgtacaaatatatagcCAGATGTAGAGACCCTCTAATAAGAGTTTCGCCATATAATATCCAGTTTTGATTGGTCCTCTATATCTGGGCAATTCCCACTCATATTTGTATCATATTAACCTTACTATTagcataaacattatattttagtaacataaataaaaaataaacgttttagaattaaatattataatctttttatgttaaacatcaaaataatatatataataaaaaaaactgtttatatttaatttttagtaattaaataaaattcttaattaaatttaatccttattaattgcataaaaattaacaaaataaaataaaaataaaaaaaataaacacataaaacatgaaataacaaattgctttattttcatgaGAAAACAAACTGTTATCACAAGCATTATAAAAacctaacatatataaatttgtgtatCTCAAGAGAAAACATAAACTATTATCACAAACATTATAACATCAGCGGTCAGCGCGTTAAAAGAGGTTAGGGTTAGGTTAggtaagagagagaaggatagtgaatatatatctttctctcttgcagAATTTTGCCCAGATTGTCTTATGGCGAGACTCTTATTAGAGGGTCTCTAGCCAGATGTAGTTCAACTTCTGTATTTGATTTGCATACGATACGTTTGCTACTTTTGTTCATGTCATCGAACAATTCCCAGTGTCCATTGGATCGCAAACAGTAAGCTATATAATGGCCAGGTATGAAAGCTACTACTCCAATAAGTCattgtaattgtttttttaagcatttgtTTTCCTCTATTCGGAGTCGATATTATATGTTCTTCTACTTCTAACATAAAGAAAACGCTATAATTCCGAtcagtataaaaattagattagattTAAGTTCCAGTAGAAGGTGTaacaagatttaataattaacacaaaaaaaagaaaaattgtacatcTCAATAGTCTTTTAGTTTCTGTCTTGTTTTttagaacaaaataaatgtacaagcTTAAAGAGATGTTAAGGATTCactttttttcattgaattgTGATAAGTATCTCTGAActattgaaacaaaaaatgttgcGATCATCAGCAGAGTAGATTTATTTCcctcaatttttttcgatCCTACAAATTGTATATAGCATcagtaaattatctttttaataaacttttagcacgttttaaataaataaatgaaaatgtcaGGATAAAGGTTAGGTAGGATAAATATCGTGATAATACAACTTAAGCCGTGATGACACCCCAACCGCAATCAAACCCGCAACCTATAATGTAATCACGGCTTTATATTCACTTATGATGTAAATTAAACCgtcaaaaaattaagagaaagCACTGAAAGATTCAGCCTTtccgattaataaattaataaattttaaattaaaaaaataaaaactgatccGGATACATGTAAgaatacatatgtttttacatCATAACCGGATAGATTTAAAATGGCGAAAAGTAGTCAGGACAGGATATAgtttataaagtatacatatatatatatatatatatatatatatatatatatagagtctgaattatatgaaaaataaagcgtTATTTTCATCGCAAAATGAATACAGTCGATAAAGTAGAAAATGTTTTTCGAACATAGTAAAACTAgataaataaactttgtttatttatgattagtcTAAAAAATTCAGGTCTGCGAATCATCGATCGAACACGGCGGCGCATGCGCGCGCGAATCACTgctaagtaaattttttttttatttattttataaaaaactgaGATCCgacaaacgttttaattatgataatcgTGACCGACAAACGATTGCGCTTCGATTGAGCTAtagatcaattaaaaataatcaaaatttaaaaaattatagctaacgttacattaaatttttttttcttttatttctcctAAACGAAAATCCGACAAACGTTGGAATTAATCCAACAAACATTGACAAACAACCGACAAAcgatataataagagaaattattaaaaaatcaatttcggGGAGCCAACTTCACGGAGGTCTCTTTTTGTCATAGGATAAGATGTATAGTCACAGTATAAGTATACACAGTAGCGACCACAGACATCTAAATAATACTAGACCGCTAACCTTTATGCCCTAGACGGTTCGgtatataatgtacaatttGTGTGTACATAATAACCGATTGGAATGCAACCTAACCCAATCTTAACTGATTGGTCTCTTGCAAaactgattattaatatttaataattgatgttAAGagctaataataattgctaattaatatttttattgatttatttatattagtatgtgCCGTCGTTTACATGATTACTGTACACATAGTTACTCATAAACGGAGGacatgaaattttatcaattcaaATCCAACATTCCATTCGGTTATTATGTCCGCCGCctatgtgtataaaagtaaataggTTTCAAGTCCACAAAATCTAGTAACTATATAACCCAGGTAGCACaggttcgttttataaacgttttctaaacgtatccaatattttttaaccgtcaaacaccaataagaaacgtttcaacagaaacatttttaaaaccatagtttaagaaatgtattttttacgtttctataaggCCTGATtgcatcaacattattttggctttaaacgagacttaaatatatatatatatatatatatatatatatatatatatatctgtttttattaatttagaaagaaaaataaagatagatacATGTTTAAGTCGCACTTAaatccaaaataatgttggtACAATATCGGGcctaaatagaataaaaattaatgttttaattcaaaattatatatatatatatatatgtgtgtgtgtgtgtatatatatacatataattttgaattaaaaaaattaatgtatttttaattttagatattcatattcatagtccgattttatattgaagaccgtcttaataataatgtgttgtAATTCAATCACAGAATCGTAATAACATATCTTaagatattatacttaaaacgatcttgaaataaaaataatggactATGAATATCGGAATGAATAGCGGggtgattctctctctctctttctctctctctctttccctctttctcttcctctttccatTGTCTTACTAacaaaaagtattaaggttatattccatttatttGGAATGATCGCAGagttattgcatatatttgctGTTCAAAcaagaaaacttttattgtgaatattatacaaacgACTTGTGAATATTGCAAAAGTGAAACTAGTAGTGAAAGGATAGAAAAATACTAGTAATGTGTACTATAAAGTTAATCAATTCTCGTGCATAGATCATAACAAAGGTTAGGTTGATCAAAACGCCGGTCCGgcgaaaatattgatataaagaatatctcttttttacgACGAATAAGGTAAGTTGTATAttggtttaataattttatagtttactgttctgtatatatgtatatatatgtatatttataacacaatattaatactaaaaaaagatatgagaTTAGACGTCAAATATCAcatctacaaataatattttacaattaataagaaGATATCAATTTGTGTGAAATCATAATCTGATTaatctaacattttttattgtatcagtatatattaagaatcaaattatattgtgtttttcatttcttaattaaatagttgtcattttttcaggaaaatatatatgtaaatatatctttgtcgcacatataatacttacataaaatacttgttaaaaaacaaaagaacagaaaaaatattcttgtttaaatatggataaagaaaaagaagttaAATTTCTTGGCAAAAAACAAACTAAAAGGAATATACAAAAACAAGTACATGAGTTATTAAATGAACTCAATTGGAATGAAACAAAATCGACAACACATTCAGTCATTGACTCACACTTAGAACTAAACTTAAATATAGATGAAGATTTGggttttagtttaaattttagaaataatgagacaaaatCATCAATGTCACATTCAATCATTGATTCGCATTTAGAACTAGGTTCAGATCAAGAtttagattttgaaatatttccagAATTATATATCACTGAAAAACATGATTTTTCAGAAAACGAAACATTATCTGATgattttctgaataaattgAGAAACTGGGCCCTAacacataatattacattatcagCATTAGATGAATTATTGTCATTACTAAGACAATTTCATTATGATATATCTGTACCATTATCTGGAAGGTCTTTGTTATACACTCCAAAAACTACAAATTCAATTGATTTGCAAAGtggaaaatttacttattttggtATGCGTAAGCAGTTATATTTCCTATTAAAGGAAGAATCATgctcaaaaattattgatttagattttaatattgatgggTTACCCTTGTTTAAAAGTAACAACATAGTTGTCTGGCCAATTCTTTGTAGATCATTAAGTTTAACTTCATTAAATAAACCATTTATTGTAGGTTTATTCACTGGCAAAGGAAAGCCAGAACCTCTTGATTGTTATTTACAAGATCTAATACACGAGCTTAATgatgatatattaaagaatagtattgaaatagatcataaattatttcaaattagaatCAGGTCTCTGATATGTGATGCTCCTGCACGAGCTTTTCTAAAATGTTGTGTAGGTCATAATTCTAGGCATGGGTGTGAAAAATGCGATATTGAAGggaaatacattaataaaatgatttttccaTGTAAAAGTGGACAACTTAGAACAAAAGAAACTTTTACTAAACAAGTACAAGAGGAACATCATAAAGGAAGGTCTccattattgaatttaaactTAGATTTAGTGAATCAATTTCCATTAGATCCCATGCATTTGGTATATTTAGGTATAATGAAAAAGTTGTTAATATTATGGGTATCAAAGGGAAAAccttcatttaaattatctggaagagctattaataatttatcagatagattaattttgttgtctTCTTATATAGTACATGAATTTCCTAGAAAATGTAGAGCTATATCGGACTTAAATCGTTGGAAAGCAAATGAGTTTAGATTATTCTTGTTATACGTGGGTCcagtttctttaataaatattttgcctaAACAActttacaatcattttttaatgtttcatgTTGGTATTACAATTCTGTGTAacgataatcatatttttgaacatattGACTTTGCAGAAGaagttttgtataattttgtaaagtattttgaaaaatcctATGGGAAAGAAGAAGTGACATATAATCTTCACAGTTTAATTCATTTAGTAACAGATGTAAGGAATCTTGGTAATTTAAACACAATTAATTGTTTTccctttgaaaattatttgggaaaattaaaaaaacttgtaagATCATCTGCAAATCCTCATGCACAACTTTGTAGACGTATatctgaattatttaattattcaaagacTGAATTACCAATAACTAAATTAGAACCTAagcaaaaacattttgaagGACCTACACTTAGAGATAAAACTGACTTGATTTTACAATACAAGAAATTGAAAACACCGACATGCGTTTTGACGATTTTTTCACCTGACAATTGTGTTTCAATACAAGGAGATATTATTGTTCAGATTGTAAATATTCTGTGTTTGaaagatcaattttattctataatttgtcGTCGATTCTTGAAAGTTTctgaattttatgattatccATGTTCGtccaaattattgaatatttttaaggtGTCTCACATATCACCTGATATAGAAGAATTCCCTTTTAtatcagtaaaatataaaaacatattattacccGCATATGAAAAAGGAACTTACATTGTGTTTCCTCTTCTTCATGAATTGTAGTTAATgtattccttttattttattgtatataattttatatacgtatattatttataggtttatgtgagtatatattattttattttgtaaaatttaaagttaattttaaatgtctgcaatattaattttatattgaagaaaaaattgttgatgAAATGCAATAAGCACTTTCTGCTTATTCTGTTTaatgttttgtttatttcagattataaaatgtattcattAATAGAATTTGCGATGAATTATGGACAAAAACCTGAAGTTGAAGTAGTCCCTAATATTTGGttagaaaaagaggaagaaatatGGTATTGTTTGTAGCCTCAAAAAATTTCCACAAAACAAATCCGTAAGGCTATCGAAAAATGCTCTTTACCGGAAAAaactggaaaaaatataaatgtagaatCTTGCATACATATGGTAAATTTTtggtttatgttttataaaagttgttttgttttataaaaaagtaaaaatatttatacacttgctttatttacagttatttccaagatttaacatatattagaaacttaatttattatttattagagtatttcttatctttatagttttcttttttcacaatatataccacatatcattttatttatgtttatagtataattttgttatatactgtcagagattattatatatttagcaattacatatatatatatatatatatattgttgcatCCG from Anoplolepis gracilipes chromosome 6, ASM4749672v1, whole genome shotgun sequence harbors:
- the LOC140666869 gene encoding uncharacterized protein — encoded protein: MDKEKEVKFLGKKQTKRNIQKQVHELLNELNWNETKSTTHSVIDSHLELNLNIDEDLGFSLNFRNNETKSSMSHSIIDSHLELGSDQDLDFEIFPELYITEKHDFSENETLSDDFLNKLRNWALTHNITLSALDELLSLLRQFHYDISVPLSGRSLLYTPKTTNSIDLQSGKFTYFGMRKQLYFLLKEESCSKIIDLDFNIDGLPLFKSNNIVVWPILCRSLSLTSLNKPFIVGLFTGKGKPEPLDCYLQDLIHELNDDILKNSIEIDHKLFQIRIRSLICDAPARAFLKCCVGHNSRHGCEKCDIEGKYINKMIFPCKSGQLRTKETFTKQVQEEHHKGRSPLLNLNLDLVNQFPLDPMHLVYLGIMKKLLILWVSKGKPSFKLSGRAINNLSDRLILLSSYIVHEFPRKCRAISDLNRWKANEFRLFLLYVGPVSLINILPKQLYNHFLMFHVGITILCNDNHIFEHIDFAEEVLYNFVKYFEKSYGKEEVTYNLHSLIHLVTDVRNLGNLNTINCFPFENYLGKLKKLVRSSANPHAQLCRRISELFNYSKTELPITKLEPKQKHFEGPTLRDKTDLILQYKKLKTPTCVLTIFSPDNCVSIQGDIIVQIVNILCLKDQFYSIICRRFLKVSEFYDYPCSSKLLNIFKVSHISPDIEEFPFISVKYKNILLPAYEKGTYIVFPLLHEL